The window agctattcgttttcttttttcagtACACCGGAGGTaactttacttttttattttttttggatacaaATTTGGTGTGACACCATCTACCCTAATATGTATATAAATgggaaaaacatatataaaatacagaatctaatgaaataaattttattcaataaaatcttAAGTAAATCTACGTAGGTAAAATGTTCACATTCGCCTCATTGGTTCACATTCGcctcattgttatcaaaaaaacTTTTCAGAAACATTTTTGATTTAAAACAAGGTCGttcaagtttaaaaaaaaattcaagttaagcaacataatcaaataaagtaaaataatatgtttGGAACATCACgcaattaaaatagaaactcATGTTCCAATGTTACAtcttatcagagcattgtgtcccgatgTCTtccagcacaaggttccttaaagtaaTTCATCTAGCTATCTACTCCCACGAATACAAGatttgagatcatcacaggatccaaatatAAACAACACTTGGGAAGTgaattatcacattcctaaacaTGTAGAGATAAACGAATGCACACATATCTAGTATAAGTACACAAACTCCACTTAACACAATTCGCACCATTTTACCACTCATTGCATAACATCACTTGTCCCAaagatttaatcacaaaatcacatttcacaccttcacattaatcacGTGCATAAAGTAACATGTTCAAAATATTATGCAAATAATATAGAAACAAGTGCATAAAGCAACATGTTCATAATATTATGCAAACAGTATAGAAATCCATGTCCCAAAGTCCTGTGTCCAAGCGTCCTTTAACAcaaggttctttaaagtcatccacctaactATCTGTCATGAACataaggttcgagatcatcacaagatccaaacacaaacaacacacaagaAATGAGTTATCACGTTCCTAAATAGGTAGagctaaacaaaataataataataataataataataataataagtataacAAGCTCAACTTAGCACAATTCGCATCATTTTACCACTCATTGCGTAACATCACTTTTCCCAAtgatttaataacaaaattacattCCACACTTTCACATTAATCATGTGTCCATAACAATACATCTCAAGTACAACACAACATCTCACAATCACATAATTAATTACCCACCATCACGTAACAAGTCACAATAATCATTTCACAAGCGTCaatagatacactaagacttaATATTATATCATTTCATTCAATATCAAATCTTCAATAATAAGATGATTAATAGTAAGGAGATGAGATCATCCCAAGAAGTTCGTTTATCCTTCTCTTaacaaatgatatatgttggaATTTGTTGGAGTCATAAGCATTACACTCACTCATGTGTTAAATCTCCTTCCAACTTAGAATGGTCCAACACTtaaactcttaatttaaaaaataatgagacaTCCCTCTCCCATCAAATTAAATGTCTTATGTAACCCTTCTTCACCttccttttttctctattttttattttcaaaataaactcattttaaaacttttttattctattaagATTTGTCTAAGGATGTGTTTGCGTGATttacatgaaaaaaatgagCATATAGAAACAGTTCTGGAATTTactcaaaacagaaaaaataatagagaaAGGGAATTATATAAATCCATTTCCTCCTTCCTAGTCTCTCTCTTCTCAGCCCCCACTCACCCACCCTCCATACATACTCTCTGAGTTCCTAGAAACACCTACCACTTTACCCTTGTCTTCTTTAGCCCTTCCTTCTCGACCAACAACCAAATTTGCTTCACTTCCTCCAAGCAAAGTTgaggttttaaacaaaaatatacaatCATTAAgttaattcttacaaaaaaaaataagacttaaCTTGATTTTGTCACCCCCTTATGTtgtcataataaaaattttagagTAATAGATAGATTAggcttattaattaatattatgattattattatgtttgttttagtatttttttaaggtgTTTATGCAATGTTATGCttgcaatgataaaaaaaaggaaggaaaaaacaaatattaaattatattttatctttaaatgaaataaaattttggatCAGACAAGTTAGTCTAATGGAAActtaaaagatattttgtttCAATCTATTTAGCATTCATGTTTGACAATCATTTCTGTGACATTTTCATCCTTCTATGTAATGtgaactattttattaatgatagtgaataaatgcataaatttacacttttttcactttcagataataaaatttgaattttcctaTTTGGAGGATGCATTTGTCAACACATTATATATTTAGAAACGAAAATGACCATTTACTTATAAACTAATTACcacattacataaaataaaaatctattttaaaaaatcaatgatttaactgattaacataataaattatggATTTACCTATAAACTAATTACCACATATTACTCACTATAGTCacattaaaatatgataattaaatataataatatatctttATGGATTACAAAGAAATAGGGGAAAAGTGACTAATATGAGTAAGAATAAAAGAATGAATATGTGAATTTTGAAGTGAGATACGTCACGATCAGGAGCATTTACATAATCGAAcggttgaaataattttaagttgACCTGAGGTTGGTCCTTTCGAATTCTCAGCAGCTCCCATTCCAACAGATTCTAGAAGCACTTAGTTGCTCAACGATAATCTTAATTGAAGAAGCCAATTCGTTTATTCTTCTTCTGCTTTGGAACATGGCTGATAATATTGTTACCTCCAGCAATTCTTCTACGGCCTCGCTGAACCCTACTCGGATAATCTGTCACGTATGTCAGAAGCAGTTTTCCCAGTACACGTGTCCTCGATGCAATTCGCGATACTGTTCCCTCCAATGTTACAAAGTATGTAAGTGCACTAGTAGTTACCTACTTGTGTTGGTATGTTcaatttgttatgtttttaattattggcTGTTGCTCACATGCTTTTTCCTGTTTACTGTTGTGAATTTTGATCATTTTCGTGTTGTAATCTTGGCAGTCCCATAGTCTCCGTTGCACTGAATCCTTCATGAAAGAAAATGTAGTTCAGCAACTTCACCAAATGCAGCCTGATgaacaaactaaaaataagatgtTGGACATACTGAAAAGATTTCATTCACAAGAGGAAATGGATGAGGATTGTAAGTAACCCATGTTTTCCTTTGCTTTCAGATGCTGTAATTTTCATTGCCATGTTGGGATATCGCTTGTTgtttggtttgtttgttttcttactAAAATACAATAAGTAGTTTTATTAGGAAAAGAATGCCCAATAGTTGGCTTGAAAAGAATCTTCAATAATGGAGTATGGCTGCCACTTTTTTCATAGAAGATAGAATGAGAAAATTGACTAAGAAAAGAAGGAACAACTGTAGAGAGTTAGAAGAATTCTTGTTGCAAATTGTAATGGAAACAGGAAGATGCCAATCTGTTCCTCCTTCCCTAGTCCCTACCCAGGTCACCTGCTATGTAACCAAAACACCAGAAAAGGAAAGGAACAAGAACCTGCAAAATTAATGAACAGTCTATGGAGCACTGAGTTAATAGGATTCTGTGATTACTGGAGCTCATCATGGCTAGTCATTCAATGaatgttaataaattttcatatcAGAAGTTCACTCTTATTGTTTCGTGTTGATTGCTTTAGAAGATTTGTTGATGTAGTAATTGTTAATTCGTGAGTTATTCAAAGTACTGCTGGAGAAGGGAGTTAAACTTCTATCCTTATTGCCTTAGCTTTTGCAGATTCAACTTTATCAGAGGAGACAATGGAAAAAATTTTGTCTGGTATTTTCCTATTTAACGGTGCTTATTATTTGTTGCAACTTGCATGTGTTTTCTGATTGCTCTGCCTGTACCAGTAAAACTGGTTTTATGTCCATCTCATCATAGAGGGTAAGgctgatttgattttcatcttcttATAGGACAGGAAATCAGCTTTGACGATTTATCACTTGAAGAAAAGAAACGGTTTCACATAGCAATTGCTTATGGGGAACTGAGCAAGATGATCAAACCATGGGATCCATGGTGGTCAAAGCCTTCTGCAAGAAACATCTGTCTCAGTAAGGAAGGAACTCAGCTTGTTCAACCTATTCCAGATCAGGAATTGCTAGATGATGATATTGGAAGTGATGAATTCAGCAAAGTTCCTCTTGGACCTGAAACTCCACTTCCTCCTCTAAGCAGGCTTAGTTCCAAGGAGCCATCACCCCTTTTAACAGTTCACCTAGTCGATATTCTGTATAGCTATTGCTTCACTCTTCGTCTCTACAATGGAGATTGGAGGTCAGATGCCTTAGGGTCAGTCATGGTTGTATTGAGTGTGTCCTCGGTGTTGGGTCAAGGTGCACAGCCGGAGACAGTACTAGAAGCCCTTTCTCATTGCTTGGAGCAGGTATGCTGTCCAGCTTACAGACACATTGGAGGATTGCAATTTGGTTTGGGTGTCATTGATGATGTGATCAGTCTGCTTGGTTTGGGAACTCCTGCATTGGTTTGTGCCCTTCGTGATATGCATTGGTGCATTCAAGAAGGCGAAAAGGAGGCCAAATCAGAAAGGCCAAGAAAGTCCCAGAGAGGTGGGACTAGAAGTGCCATTAAGCTGGCTGAAAGGAAGATATATTTCATCATGTGTTGGGTTCATGAGCAGCCAGAGGAAGTCTGGTCTTCCTTAGCAGCCATTGTAAGAGCAGAAAAGACATCAGCCATGGAATTTCAACAGATCAATAGATCTGAAGATTTGAACAATAAGACAGAGGCCAAAGGCAAAAGTTTAATCCAGGAGATTTAATGATTTACGTAGACTGCTACCCCTTACGGTTGTAGTGGACTACGAGGGGTCCGGGAGTTCTTGCAGTGGCAAGAAAGTTAAGTTTCAAACTAGTTTGGGTTGATAATCTATCTACATTTctttcacacaaaaaaatctatttacatTTAACGAAATATCAGAATGCAATTATTTGCAAAATGTTGATATGTTATTGATTAAATTAGTTTGatatatgatttaaaattaacataatttggTGTTAACATATGTCAgtattttttagtgaaaaaaagtGTTAGTTGGAGTGATATTGATAACATTTGAGAGTAGTCGATATTACGAGGTcctttttcctttaaaattttataagaaagtCTAGCAtcatattatgatatttttcatttgaaatgtGGATTTCTACCTGTCATGAATAGGCTAAGATGTATTCTTTATGAATTTAATAAGTCAAGCTGTTATCGAAAGTGGTCACACACACCCACACCAATGATCATTGTATGCGATTCAACGTCAGACTCAATATTTAATCAAACATGTTAGACTGTTACAGCAGCTAGTGTGATAGGGTGATGAATCAGCAAGGGCCATTCCCAGGTTTTTATTATTACTGACAACAATCTCCTACCTTGAGTCTTTCTTCCTTACATTCTCTTTTAGAGAGGGAAAGATAAGGTTTATTGGAACCAAAGATGTAAAATTGTACTTATTAAACTGTATTAATGGCGTTTACTATTATGGAAGAGTGGAGCGACCTCTCTTGAGCACGAGAAGACGTTGTCCGTTTTGTTTAACAAGTTTTTTGTCCAAGAAAAAACTCACAGTAGGTATTgcaaagaaaaactagaaagagagagagagaaagagaaaataggAAGATGATCAAACTCATGTGCTCAAAAGTTGTGTTTTACAacttaattgatttgatttgatttgatgaaatgaatattatccttaatttttttattgaattggcATCACTTGTATGTATTCTTACAAATCCTCTCATTTACATTGGCCCATACCAAAGAATCTAAAAGCTAAAAGACACAAAGTCCAGCATCTAGATTGAATGATTGTTATGATAACTAacataatttgaatatatactTTCATCTCGAGATCTCATGTCAACCTaaggttaaattttttaatctataatttctgaaaaataaaaaatttctctatTATGAAACGCCCCCTAAAAAGTAAGTATTGAATAAAACTAATGAAGAAGTGGTCACAGAGCCATAGttagtcactttttttttccactgTGATAGACTTTTTTGTATGTTTATTCAACATTAAATGTTTGtaaatcaaagtttttttttttttttttgtaggagGGCATTTGTAAATCGAAGTTGCCCGCTACACTTTGTGCAAAAAATTGCCCCACTATTAATACAATTGcattaaagagaagaaaaacgGCAAGAGTCTGAAAATTACCACTTCTCTGTCTAGTGTCCATATATATGATGACGTTCActttcataattttgttttacttttcacTTTTCAATGAGTATTAAAAATGCACTATAATTTACTGGTTCAAAAATATATGATGACGGTAGGTATAGCTGGACTTGAAAGTTAGTTGTATATGTAATTTATTTCGAAAGATGTAGATAATGTTAGAGTGATTTATAAtagttaaagaataaaaatgtttAGAAGAAATACAATAACAAATGagattatttcatttataatagttatacatgagacaaaaataaatatgtattgttttaaataattattcaattataa of the Glycine max cultivar Williams 82 chromosome 13, Glycine_max_v4.0, whole genome shotgun sequence genome contains:
- the LOC100807742 gene encoding zinc finger HIT domain-containing protein 2 isoform X2 → MADNIVTSSNSSTASLNPTRIICHVCQKQFSQYTCPRCNSRYCSLQCYKSHSLRCTESFMKENVVQQLHQMQPDEQTKNKMLDILKRFHSQEEMDEDYSTLSEETMEKILSGQEISFDDLSLEEKKRFHIAIAYGELSKMIKPWDPWWSKPSARNICLSKEGTQLVQPIPDQELLDDDIGSDEFSKVPLGPETPLPPLSRLSSKEPSPLLTVHLVDILYSYCFTLRLYNGDWRSDALGSVMVVLSVSSVLGQGAQPETVLEALSHCLEQVCCPAYRHIGGLQFGLGVIDDVISLLGLGTPALVCALRDMHWCIQEGEKEAKSERPRKSQRGGTRSAIKLAERKIYFIMCWVHEQPEEVWSSLAAIVRAEKTSAMEFQQINRSEDLNNKTEAKGKSLIQEI
- the LOC100807742 gene encoding zinc finger HIT domain-containing protein 2 isoform X1 gives rise to the protein MADNIVTSSNSSTASLNPTRIICHVCQKQFSQYTCPRCNSRYCSLQCYKSHSLRCTESFMKENVVQQLHQMQPDEQTKNKMLDILKRFHSQEEMDEDSFADSTLSEETMEKILSGQEISFDDLSLEEKKRFHIAIAYGELSKMIKPWDPWWSKPSARNICLSKEGTQLVQPIPDQELLDDDIGSDEFSKVPLGPETPLPPLSRLSSKEPSPLLTVHLVDILYSYCFTLRLYNGDWRSDALGSVMVVLSVSSVLGQGAQPETVLEALSHCLEQVCCPAYRHIGGLQFGLGVIDDVISLLGLGTPALVCALRDMHWCIQEGEKEAKSERPRKSQRGGTRSAIKLAERKIYFIMCWVHEQPEEVWSSLAAIVRAEKTSAMEFQQINRSEDLNNKTEAKGKSLIQEI